One region of Solanum pennellii chromosome 6, SPENNV200 genomic DNA includes:
- the LOC107021163 gene encoding sm-like protein LSM8, whose protein sequence is MASGLGLESLVDQTISVITNDGRNIVGVLRGFDQATNLILDESHERVYSTKEGVQQLVLGLYIIRGDNISVVGELDEDLDSNLDMSKLRAHPLKPVVH, encoded by the exons ATGGCATCTGGACTTGGGCTTGAGTCTCTTGTTGATC AAACTATCTCAGTTATTACAAATGATGGACGGAATATTGTG GGAGTTCTGAGAGGATTCGACCAGGCTACAAACTTGATTCTTGATGAATCTCATGAGAGAGTATATTCAACAAAG GAAGGTGTACAGCAACTTGTGTTAGGTCTTTATATCATAAGGGGGGACAACAT AAGCGTCGTTGGGGAATTAGATGAAGATCTTGATAGTAACTTGGATATGTCAAAACTGAGAGCACATCCTCTAAAGCCAGTCGTTCACTGA
- the LOC107021328 gene encoding uncharacterized protein LOC107021328 isoform X3 gives MLHIALSRDSSPQEKQYRENRPCARSISWSPIGFASNSGCLLAVCTTEGHVRLYRMPFLEFSTEWVEVMDISNMLYSYLKNTNFQAANFRVSEGADPSQACFDEGDDDDLPISNMRKELKRRRLNTLPVMEVKAYSQKQKNTFTAPRLRSRSSKKVFEDDCQSLITGEEYASRNAMLSSLIVAWSPCLPQTSGCGISSANGLTSSCSVLAVGGKSGVLSLWRIHKPESYSIMNIPDSNKTVLVGLLDAHDSWITTISWSLFISDASDPLLLLATGCSDGSVKIWQACCRRLVESTEPSGLPFSLLKEVKAADFAMASMVSLTVSGQSPNKMLLAIGKGSGSIEVWTCDILLRRFEKAGSYDAHNHAVTGLSWAFDGRCLYSCSQDDSTRCWILHENSLCEVPIPSNTPGVEGSADVPNAFCSCLGLAVSPGNLVLAVVRAFSTALLNPMYEARALKAAVEFLWIGGQQLEISSTVCPDFDVKIFPDFPEKELISWENNILWSLNQHEPLDKPLVVWDVVAALLAFKQSIPKYVEHVVLKWLKSSVGVSANLSEAIKCLPEISSRKLQLLNIISKLVVLKKVETDKLDGKSQLLEVIVGAEDEKLDWTQLHSNSEMELRDRLIGYSFTVFLDVASASRGKGTKPGYWVPIGTTQMEQWVAIHRKAVKNDLKLLADEVRTVKKSQRPSFCEYVEKEECSFCSASVPFDSPDSAICQGVKCDTGTHKLSRCAVSMRICPIAPVWHCMCCKRWASILAPSPIFKMPGYPSDFKSNTDDEHPKPWCPFCGIPLKKLLPEFLLSPSFV, from the exons ATGTTACATATTGCATTATCTCGAGACTCCTCTCCTCAAGAAAAACAATATCGGGAAAATCGGCCATGTGCCCGGTCAATATCCTGGTCACCTATTGGATTTGCTTCAAATTCTGG TTGTTTGCTTGCAGTCTGCACTACTGAAGGACATGTGAGACTTTACCGGATGCCATTTCTTGAGTTTTCAACAGAGTGGGTAGAG GTAATGGATATATCAAACATGCTGTATAGCTATCTCAAAAATACCAATTTTCAGGCAGCAAACTTTAGAGTCTCAGAAGGTGCTGAT CCTAGTCAAGCTTGCTTTGATGAGGGAGATGACGATGATCTGCCAATCTCTAACATGAGAAAGGAACTTAAGCGTCGGAGACTGAACACATTGCCC gtGATGGAGGTTAAAGCATACAGTCAGAAACAGAAAAATACTTTTACTGCTCCTCGCTTAAGATCAAGGTCTTCTAAGAAAGTTTTTGAAGATGACTGTCAATCACTGATCACTGGCGAGGAATATGCCTCTCGCAATGCAATGCTGTCCTCACTCATTGTTGCATGGTCACCCTGTCTGCCGCAGACATCTGGATGTGGTATATCTTCTGCTAATGGCTTGACCAGTAGCTGTTCTGTACTTGCTGTTGGTGGGAAGAGTGGCGTATTATCATTGTGGAGAATTCATAAACCTGAAAGCTACTCTATTATGAACATCCCTGACTCAAATAAAACAGTGCTCGTTGGACTTCTCGATGCACATGATTCTTGGATCACAACAATCAGTTGGAGCTTGTTCATTTCTGATGCTTCAGATCCTCTGCTTTTATTGGCTACTGGATGTTCAGATGGGAG TGTGAAAATCTGGCAGGCGTGTTGCAGAAGACTAGTAGAATCAACAGAACCTAGTGGTTTGCCCTTTTCGCTATTGAAGGAG GTAAAGGCTGCCGACTTTGCAATGGCCTCTATGGTTTCCCTCACGGTCTCTGGGCAGTCGCCTAACAAAATGCTATTAGCCATTGGCAAGGGATCTGGATCAATTGAAGTGTGGACTTGTGACATTCTTCTTCGTAGATTTGAGAAAGCTGGCTCCTATGATGCCCATAACCATGCT GTTACAGGTCTATCTTGGGCTTTCGACGGACGTTGCCTATACAGCTGCAGCCAG GATGACTCCACACGCTGCTGGATTTTACATGAAAATTCCCTGTGTGAAGTACCTATTCCTTCCAATACACCTGGTGTGGAAGGCTCTGCTGAT GTGCCAAATGCATTTTGTTCTTGCTTAGGTCTAGCCGTATCTCCGGGGAATCTGGTGCTGGCTGTG GTAAGAGCTTTTTCTACTGCGCTACTAAATCCAATGTACGAGGCAAG GGCTCTGAAAGCTGCAGTAGAATTTCTATGGATTGGAGGACAGCAACTGGAGATTTCCTCTACTGTTTGTCCcgattttgatgttaaaatatTCCCAGATTTTCCTGAGAAAGAGCTAATTAGTTGGGAGAATAATATATTATGGTCATTAAATCAGCATGAACCTTTGGATAAACCACTGGTTGTTTGGGATGTTGTAGCAGCACTCTTGGCCTTTAAACAGTCTATTCCGAAATATGTGGAACATGTTGTACTTAAATGGTTGAAATCTTCTGTTGGAGTTTCTGCAAACTTGTCTGAAGCAATTAAATGTCTCCCAGAGATCTCCTCGCGTAAATTGCAACTCCTCAACATCATCAGTAAGCTGGTAGTCTTGAAAAAGGTGGAGACAGATAAACTTGATGGGAAATCACAGCTTTTGGAGGTCATTGTTGGTGCTGAAGATGAAAAATTGGATTGGACACAGCTTCATTCAAATAGTGAAATGGAACTGAGAGATAGGCTGATCGGCTATAGCTTTACTGTCTTTCTTGATGTCGCCTCTGCTTCTCGTGGAAAGGGTACTAAACCTGGTTACTGGGTCCCTATTGGAACAACACAGATGGAGCAGTGGGTTGCAATTCATCGTAAAGCTGTAAAGAATGATCTGAAACTTCTTGCAGATGAAGTACGAACCGTTAAGAAGAG TCAGCGTCCCTCCTTTTGTGAATATGTAGAGAAGGAGGAATGTAGTTTCTGCTCAGCATCAGTACCATTTGATTCTCCAGATTCCGCTATCTGTCAGGGGGTGAAGTGTGATACTGGAACACACAAACTATCTCGATGTGCTGTTTCTATGCGTATCTGCCCAATTGCTCCGGTATGGCATTGCATGTGCTGTAAGAGATGGGCTTCAATATTAGCCCCTTCACCCATCTTCAAAATGCCTGGATATCCTTCAGATTTCAAGTCTAACACAGACGATGAACATCCAAAACCTTGGTGTCCCTTTTGTGGGATTCCTTTAAAGAAATTACTACCAGAATTTCTACTCTCACCATCATTTGTATAG
- the LOC107021328 gene encoding uncharacterized protein LOC107021328 isoform X1 has translation MSSSFQAYILVASPSHPNSVAWSEENLLAVASGHIITILNPAKRLGSRGLITIPPGKPFSVGFIDRKDLLSDCMLHIALSRDSSPQEKQYRENRPCARSISWSPIGFASNSGCLLAVCTTEGHVRLYRMPFLEFSTEWVEVMDISNMLYSYLKNTNFQAANFRVSEGADPSQACFDEGDDDDLPISNMRKELKRRRLNTLPVMEVKAYSQKQKNTFTAPRLRSRSSKKVFEDDCQSLITGEEYASRNAMLSSLIVAWSPCLPQTSGCGISSANGLTSSCSVLAVGGKSGVLSLWRIHKPESYSIMNIPDSNKTVLVGLLDAHDSWITTISWSLFISDASDPLLLLATGCSDGSVKIWQACCRRLVESTEPSGLPFSLLKEVKAADFAMASMVSLTVSGQSPNKMLLAIGKGSGSIEVWTCDILLRRFEKAGSYDAHNHAVTGLSWAFDGRCLYSCSQDDSTRCWILHENSLCEVPIPSNTPGVEGSADVPNAFCSCLGLAVSPGNLVLAVVRAFSTALLNPMYEARALKAAVEFLWIGGQQLEISSTVCPDFDVKIFPDFPEKELISWENNILWSLNQHEPLDKPLVVWDVVAALLAFKQSIPKYVEHVVLKWLKSSVGVSANLSEAIKCLPEISSRKLQLLNIISKLVVLKKVETDKLDGKSQLLEVIVGAEDEKLDWTQLHSNSEMELRDRLIGYSFTVFLDVASASRGKGTKPGYWVPIGTTQMEQWVAIHRKAVKNDLKLLADEVRTVKKSQRPSFCEYVEKEECSFCSASVPFDSPDSAICQGVKCDTGTHKLSRCAVSMRICPIAPVWHCMCCKRWASILAPSPIFKMPGYPSDFKSNTDDEHPKPWCPFCGIPLKKLLPEFLLSPSFV, from the exons ATGTCTTCGAGTTTTCAAGCTTATATACTTGTGGCTTCCCCATCTCACCCTAATTCTGTAGCTTGGTCAGAGGAGAATTTGTTGGCAGTAGCTTCCGGTCATATTATTACCATATTG aatccAGCTAAACGATTGGGATCACGAGGTCTCATTACTATACCTCCTGGAAAACCTTTTTCTGTTGGGTTCATTGATAGAAAAG ATTTACTCTCTGATTGCATGTTACATATTGCATTATCTCGAGACTCCTCTCCTCAAGAAAAACAATATCGGGAAAATCGGCCATGTGCCCGGTCAATATCCTGGTCACCTATTGGATTTGCTTCAAATTCTGG TTGTTTGCTTGCAGTCTGCACTACTGAAGGACATGTGAGACTTTACCGGATGCCATTTCTTGAGTTTTCAACAGAGTGGGTAGAG GTAATGGATATATCAAACATGCTGTATAGCTATCTCAAAAATACCAATTTTCAGGCAGCAAACTTTAGAGTCTCAGAAGGTGCTGAT CCTAGTCAAGCTTGCTTTGATGAGGGAGATGACGATGATCTGCCAATCTCTAACATGAGAAAGGAACTTAAGCGTCGGAGACTGAACACATTGCCC gtGATGGAGGTTAAAGCATACAGTCAGAAACAGAAAAATACTTTTACTGCTCCTCGCTTAAGATCAAGGTCTTCTAAGAAAGTTTTTGAAGATGACTGTCAATCACTGATCACTGGCGAGGAATATGCCTCTCGCAATGCAATGCTGTCCTCACTCATTGTTGCATGGTCACCCTGTCTGCCGCAGACATCTGGATGTGGTATATCTTCTGCTAATGGCTTGACCAGTAGCTGTTCTGTACTTGCTGTTGGTGGGAAGAGTGGCGTATTATCATTGTGGAGAATTCATAAACCTGAAAGCTACTCTATTATGAACATCCCTGACTCAAATAAAACAGTGCTCGTTGGACTTCTCGATGCACATGATTCTTGGATCACAACAATCAGTTGGAGCTTGTTCATTTCTGATGCTTCAGATCCTCTGCTTTTATTGGCTACTGGATGTTCAGATGGGAG TGTGAAAATCTGGCAGGCGTGTTGCAGAAGACTAGTAGAATCAACAGAACCTAGTGGTTTGCCCTTTTCGCTATTGAAGGAG GTAAAGGCTGCCGACTTTGCAATGGCCTCTATGGTTTCCCTCACGGTCTCTGGGCAGTCGCCTAACAAAATGCTATTAGCCATTGGCAAGGGATCTGGATCAATTGAAGTGTGGACTTGTGACATTCTTCTTCGTAGATTTGAGAAAGCTGGCTCCTATGATGCCCATAACCATGCT GTTACAGGTCTATCTTGGGCTTTCGACGGACGTTGCCTATACAGCTGCAGCCAG GATGACTCCACACGCTGCTGGATTTTACATGAAAATTCCCTGTGTGAAGTACCTATTCCTTCCAATACACCTGGTGTGGAAGGCTCTGCTGAT GTGCCAAATGCATTTTGTTCTTGCTTAGGTCTAGCCGTATCTCCGGGGAATCTGGTGCTGGCTGTG GTAAGAGCTTTTTCTACTGCGCTACTAAATCCAATGTACGAGGCAAG GGCTCTGAAAGCTGCAGTAGAATTTCTATGGATTGGAGGACAGCAACTGGAGATTTCCTCTACTGTTTGTCCcgattttgatgttaaaatatTCCCAGATTTTCCTGAGAAAGAGCTAATTAGTTGGGAGAATAATATATTATGGTCATTAAATCAGCATGAACCTTTGGATAAACCACTGGTTGTTTGGGATGTTGTAGCAGCACTCTTGGCCTTTAAACAGTCTATTCCGAAATATGTGGAACATGTTGTACTTAAATGGTTGAAATCTTCTGTTGGAGTTTCTGCAAACTTGTCTGAAGCAATTAAATGTCTCCCAGAGATCTCCTCGCGTAAATTGCAACTCCTCAACATCATCAGTAAGCTGGTAGTCTTGAAAAAGGTGGAGACAGATAAACTTGATGGGAAATCACAGCTTTTGGAGGTCATTGTTGGTGCTGAAGATGAAAAATTGGATTGGACACAGCTTCATTCAAATAGTGAAATGGAACTGAGAGATAGGCTGATCGGCTATAGCTTTACTGTCTTTCTTGATGTCGCCTCTGCTTCTCGTGGAAAGGGTACTAAACCTGGTTACTGGGTCCCTATTGGAACAACACAGATGGAGCAGTGGGTTGCAATTCATCGTAAAGCTGTAAAGAATGATCTGAAACTTCTTGCAGATGAAGTACGAACCGTTAAGAAGAG TCAGCGTCCCTCCTTTTGTGAATATGTAGAGAAGGAGGAATGTAGTTTCTGCTCAGCATCAGTACCATTTGATTCTCCAGATTCCGCTATCTGTCAGGGGGTGAAGTGTGATACTGGAACACACAAACTATCTCGATGTGCTGTTTCTATGCGTATCTGCCCAATTGCTCCGGTATGGCATTGCATGTGCTGTAAGAGATGGGCTTCAATATTAGCCCCTTCACCCATCTTCAAAATGCCTGGATATCCTTCAGATTTCAAGTCTAACACAGACGATGAACATCCAAAACCTTGGTGTCCCTTTTGTGGGATTCCTTTAAAGAAATTACTACCAGAATTTCTACTCTCACCATCATTTGTATAG
- the LOC107021328 gene encoding uncharacterized protein LOC107021328 isoform X2: MSSSFQAYILVASPSHPNSVAWSEENLLAVASGHIITILNPAKRLGSRGLITIPPGKPFSVGFIDRKDLLSDCMLHIALSRDSSPQEKQYRENRPCARSISWSPIGFASNSGCLLAVCTTEGHVRLYRMPFLEFSTEWVEVMDISNMLYSYLKNTNFQAANFRVSEGADPSQACFDEGDDDDLPISNMRKELKRRRLNTLPVMEVKAYSQKQKNTFTAPRLRSRSSKKVFEDDCQSLITGEEYASRNAMLSSLIVAWSPCLPQTSGCGISSANGLTSSCSVLAVGGKSGVLSLWRIHKPESYSIMNIPDSNKTVLVGLLDAHDSWITTISWSLFISDASDPLLLLATGCSDGSVKIWQACCRRLVESTEPSGLPFSLLKEVKAADFAMASMVSLTVSGQSPNKMLLAIGKGSGSIEVWTCDILLRRFEKAGSYDAHNHAVTGLSWAFDGRCLYSCSQDDSTRCWILHENSLCEVPIPSNTPGVEGSADVRAFSTALLNPMYEARALKAAVEFLWIGGQQLEISSTVCPDFDVKIFPDFPEKELISWENNILWSLNQHEPLDKPLVVWDVVAALLAFKQSIPKYVEHVVLKWLKSSVGVSANLSEAIKCLPEISSRKLQLLNIISKLVVLKKVETDKLDGKSQLLEVIVGAEDEKLDWTQLHSNSEMELRDRLIGYSFTVFLDVASASRGKGTKPGYWVPIGTTQMEQWVAIHRKAVKNDLKLLADEVRTVKKSQRPSFCEYVEKEECSFCSASVPFDSPDSAICQGVKCDTGTHKLSRCAVSMRICPIAPVWHCMCCKRWASILAPSPIFKMPGYPSDFKSNTDDEHPKPWCPFCGIPLKKLLPEFLLSPSFV, translated from the exons ATGTCTTCGAGTTTTCAAGCTTATATACTTGTGGCTTCCCCATCTCACCCTAATTCTGTAGCTTGGTCAGAGGAGAATTTGTTGGCAGTAGCTTCCGGTCATATTATTACCATATTG aatccAGCTAAACGATTGGGATCACGAGGTCTCATTACTATACCTCCTGGAAAACCTTTTTCTGTTGGGTTCATTGATAGAAAAG ATTTACTCTCTGATTGCATGTTACATATTGCATTATCTCGAGACTCCTCTCCTCAAGAAAAACAATATCGGGAAAATCGGCCATGTGCCCGGTCAATATCCTGGTCACCTATTGGATTTGCTTCAAATTCTGG TTGTTTGCTTGCAGTCTGCACTACTGAAGGACATGTGAGACTTTACCGGATGCCATTTCTTGAGTTTTCAACAGAGTGGGTAGAG GTAATGGATATATCAAACATGCTGTATAGCTATCTCAAAAATACCAATTTTCAGGCAGCAAACTTTAGAGTCTCAGAAGGTGCTGAT CCTAGTCAAGCTTGCTTTGATGAGGGAGATGACGATGATCTGCCAATCTCTAACATGAGAAAGGAACTTAAGCGTCGGAGACTGAACACATTGCCC gtGATGGAGGTTAAAGCATACAGTCAGAAACAGAAAAATACTTTTACTGCTCCTCGCTTAAGATCAAGGTCTTCTAAGAAAGTTTTTGAAGATGACTGTCAATCACTGATCACTGGCGAGGAATATGCCTCTCGCAATGCAATGCTGTCCTCACTCATTGTTGCATGGTCACCCTGTCTGCCGCAGACATCTGGATGTGGTATATCTTCTGCTAATGGCTTGACCAGTAGCTGTTCTGTACTTGCTGTTGGTGGGAAGAGTGGCGTATTATCATTGTGGAGAATTCATAAACCTGAAAGCTACTCTATTATGAACATCCCTGACTCAAATAAAACAGTGCTCGTTGGACTTCTCGATGCACATGATTCTTGGATCACAACAATCAGTTGGAGCTTGTTCATTTCTGATGCTTCAGATCCTCTGCTTTTATTGGCTACTGGATGTTCAGATGGGAG TGTGAAAATCTGGCAGGCGTGTTGCAGAAGACTAGTAGAATCAACAGAACCTAGTGGTTTGCCCTTTTCGCTATTGAAGGAG GTAAAGGCTGCCGACTTTGCAATGGCCTCTATGGTTTCCCTCACGGTCTCTGGGCAGTCGCCTAACAAAATGCTATTAGCCATTGGCAAGGGATCTGGATCAATTGAAGTGTGGACTTGTGACATTCTTCTTCGTAGATTTGAGAAAGCTGGCTCCTATGATGCCCATAACCATGCT GTTACAGGTCTATCTTGGGCTTTCGACGGACGTTGCCTATACAGCTGCAGCCAG GATGACTCCACACGCTGCTGGATTTTACATGAAAATTCCCTGTGTGAAGTACCTATTCCTTCCAATACACCTGGTGTGGAAGGCTCTGCTGAT GTAAGAGCTTTTTCTACTGCGCTACTAAATCCAATGTACGAGGCAAG GGCTCTGAAAGCTGCAGTAGAATTTCTATGGATTGGAGGACAGCAACTGGAGATTTCCTCTACTGTTTGTCCcgattttgatgttaaaatatTCCCAGATTTTCCTGAGAAAGAGCTAATTAGTTGGGAGAATAATATATTATGGTCATTAAATCAGCATGAACCTTTGGATAAACCACTGGTTGTTTGGGATGTTGTAGCAGCACTCTTGGCCTTTAAACAGTCTATTCCGAAATATGTGGAACATGTTGTACTTAAATGGTTGAAATCTTCTGTTGGAGTTTCTGCAAACTTGTCTGAAGCAATTAAATGTCTCCCAGAGATCTCCTCGCGTAAATTGCAACTCCTCAACATCATCAGTAAGCTGGTAGTCTTGAAAAAGGTGGAGACAGATAAACTTGATGGGAAATCACAGCTTTTGGAGGTCATTGTTGGTGCTGAAGATGAAAAATTGGATTGGACACAGCTTCATTCAAATAGTGAAATGGAACTGAGAGATAGGCTGATCGGCTATAGCTTTACTGTCTTTCTTGATGTCGCCTCTGCTTCTCGTGGAAAGGGTACTAAACCTGGTTACTGGGTCCCTATTGGAACAACACAGATGGAGCAGTGGGTTGCAATTCATCGTAAAGCTGTAAAGAATGATCTGAAACTTCTTGCAGATGAAGTACGAACCGTTAAGAAGAG TCAGCGTCCCTCCTTTTGTGAATATGTAGAGAAGGAGGAATGTAGTTTCTGCTCAGCATCAGTACCATTTGATTCTCCAGATTCCGCTATCTGTCAGGGGGTGAAGTGTGATACTGGAACACACAAACTATCTCGATGTGCTGTTTCTATGCGTATCTGCCCAATTGCTCCGGTATGGCATTGCATGTGCTGTAAGAGATGGGCTTCAATATTAGCCCCTTCACCCATCTTCAAAATGCCTGGATATCCTTCAGATTTCAAGTCTAACACAGACGATGAACATCCAAAACCTTGGTGTCCCTTTTGTGGGATTCCTTTAAAGAAATTACTACCAGAATTTCTACTCTCACCATCATTTGTATAG